From a region of the Calliphora vicina chromosome 4, idCalVici1.1, whole genome shotgun sequence genome:
- the LOC135959128 gene encoding protein no-on-transient A-like — translation MEGAVKAEVNGSGPLPQRPQKNQGGGNKNFNKPQNEGGPAEKKPRFNQGGGGNNNQGNRGGFGNNRNNNNRNRGGNAGGGGNNRGNFQNQQQNQQQPQNNQQQAAAQQPASDAKPEVAAKTEANANVEVKNAPPNNQQPQQNQQNQNHNNMNKQGGGGMGGGDGGRGMGGGGGGNRDNRDRGQKRDRNFDGPRGGGGRDGPRGMGDGGNRGGPGRNDEFFINQRLRSISGPTHELPPIESTEETKFSGRNRLYVGNLTNDVSEEDLRELFKPYGEIGEVFSNPEKNFAFLKMDFHVNAERAKRELDGTLRKGRMLRVRYAPNATILRVSNLTPFVSNELLLKSFEVFGPVERACVTVDDRGKSTGEGVVEFAKKSSANVCLRFCSEKCFFLTASLRPCVVEPLEANEDTDGLPDKSLNKKLPEFNHERNVGPRFAEVGSFEHEYGTRWKQLHELFKTKQEALKRELKMEEEKLEAQMEYARYEHETELLRQELRKRESDNERKKMEWEMREKQAEELRKRDEEQMHRQQTEMQTRMLRQEEEMRRRQQENTLFMQAQQLNSLLDQQEGGFSGNCSNFDNFGGGNNSPFDFRGNNAGNSGNNGPNGPNNQQDFGFDFGGNQNQGGPDGGNQRGGNQRGGNNNNNNNNNGGGNNNPWERRRRF, via the exons ATGGAAGGAGCAGTGAAAGCTGAAGTAAATGGCAGTGGTCCATTGCCACAAAGGCCTCAAAAAAATCAAGGCGGTGGCAACAAGAATTTCAATAAGCCTCAAAATGAAGGTGGTCCTGCTGAAAAGAAGCCACGTTTTAACCAAGGAGGTGGTGGTAATAACAATCAGGGCAATAGAGGAGGCTTTGGAAATAATCGTAATAACAATAACCGCAATCGTGGAGGAAACGCTGGTGGTGGCGGCAATAATAGAGGAAATTTCCAGAATCAGCAG caaaatcaacaacaaccacaaaatAATCAACAGCAAGCTGCCGCTCAACAACCGGCATCAGATGCTAAACCTGAAGTCGCAGCTAAAACAGAGGCCAATGCTAATGTTGAGGTAAAAAATGCGCCCCCTAATAACCAACAGCCACaacaaaatcagcaaaatcaaaaTCATAACAATATGAACAAACAGGGTGGCGGCGGAATGGGTGGTGGTGACGGTGGCCGTGGAATGGGAGGTGGCGGAGGTGGAAATCGTGACAACCGTGATCGTGGCCAAAAACGCGATCGTAACTTTGACGGTCCTCGTGGAGGAGGTGGCCGTGATGGTCCCAGAGGAATGGGAGATGGAGGTAACCGAGGCGGACCTGGACGCAATGATGAGTTCTTCATTAACCAACGTTTGCGTTCTATATCTGGCCCAACTCACGAACTACCACCAATTGAGAGCACAGAGGAAACTAAATTCTCTGGCCGTAATCGTCTTTACGTTGGCAATCTGACCAACGATGTCTCCGAGGAAGATTTACGTGAGCTATTCAAACCATACGGTGAAATTGGAGAAGTTTTCAGCAATCCCGAAAAGAATTTTGCTTTCTTAAAAATGGATTTCCATGTAAATGCTGAGCGTGCAAAGCGCGAGTTAGATGGCACTCTACGCAAGGGGCGTATGTTACGTGTTCGCTATGCTCCTAATGCCACTATTTTACGCGTCAGCAACCTGACACCATTTGTGTCCAATGAATTGCTGTTGAAGTCATTCGAAGTATTTGGCCCCGTCGAGAGAGCTTGTGTCACCGTTGATGATCGCGGAAAATCTACCGGGGAGGGTGTTGTTgagtttgccaaaaaatcatCGGCCAATGTCTGCTTGCGTTTCTGCAGTGAAAAGTGTTTCTTCCTCACTGCCTCCCTGAGGCCATGTGTGGTTGAGCCGTTGGAAGCAAATGAAGATACTGACGGGTTACCCGATaagtctttaaataaaaaattaccagaattcaACCACGAACGTAATGTTGGTCCACGGTTTGCTGAAGTCGGTAGTTTTGAACACGAATACGGCACCAGGTGGAAGCAATTGCATGAATTGTTCAAGACCAAACAGGAGGCATTGAAACGCGAATTAAAAATGGAGGAAGAAAAATTGGAAGCTCAAATGGAATATGCTCGGTATGAGCACGAGACAGAACTTCTCAGACAAG aattacGCAAGCGCGAATCTGATAATGAACGCAAGAAAATGGAATGGGAAATGCGTGAGAAACAAGCCGAGGAATTACGCAAACGTGATGAAGAGCAAATGCATCGCCAGCAAACTGAAATGCAAACCCGCATGTTGCGCCAAGAGGAGGAAATGCGTCGCCGCCAACAAGAAAATACTTTGTTTATGCAAGCCCAACAATTGAATTCGTTGTTGGATCAACAAGAGGGTGGCTTCAGTGGAAATTGTAGCAATTTCGATAACTTTGGCGGTGGCAACAACTCGCCTTTCGATTTCCGCG GCAACAATGCTGGTAATAGCGGCAATAATGGTCCCAACGGACCTAATAACCAACAG